In a genomic window of Streptomyces sp. NBC_01231:
- a CDS encoding response regulator transcription factor, producing the protein MIRVLLADDQSLVRAGFRALLDAQPDIEVAGEASDGEEALREVRELRPDVVLMDIRMPLLDGLAATRRITEDTELQPVKVVMLTTFELDEYVFEAIRSGASGFLVKDTEPEELLRAVRAVVGGDALLSPGVTRRLIAEFAARSKEPAAADALAELTEREREVMALVGIGLSNEEIARRLVVSPLTAKTHVSRTMVKLAVRDRAQLVVLAYESGLVRPGWLG; encoded by the coding sequence GTGATCCGTGTGCTGCTCGCCGACGACCAGTCACTGGTGCGGGCCGGCTTCAGGGCGCTGCTCGACGCCCAGCCGGACATCGAGGTGGCGGGGGAGGCCTCCGACGGTGAGGAGGCGCTGCGTGAGGTCCGCGAACTGCGCCCCGACGTCGTCCTGATGGACATCCGCATGCCGCTCCTCGACGGCCTGGCCGCGACCCGGCGCATCACCGAGGACACGGAGCTCCAGCCGGTCAAGGTGGTCATGCTCACCACCTTCGAACTCGACGAGTACGTCTTCGAGGCGATCCGCTCGGGCGCCTCCGGTTTCCTGGTCAAGGACACCGAACCGGAGGAACTCCTGCGCGCCGTACGGGCGGTGGTCGGTGGCGACGCGCTGCTCTCACCCGGCGTCACCCGGCGGCTGATCGCCGAGTTCGCCGCCCGCTCCAAGGAACCGGCCGCCGCCGACGCCCTCGCCGAACTCACCGAGCGGGAGCGGGAGGTGATGGCCCTGGTCGGCATCGGCCTGTCCAACGAGGAGATCGCCCGCCGCCTGGTCGTCAGCCCGCTCACCGCGAAGACCCACGTCAGCCGCACGATGGTCAAGCTGGCCGTCCGCGACCGGGCCCAACTCGTCGTGCTGGCCTACGAGTCGGGGCTGGTGCGCCCGGGCTGGCTGGGCTGA
- a CDS encoding maleylpyruvate isomerase N-terminal domain-containing protein yields METAEFVAILDREGRSLAGAAEQAGTDAKVPTCPEWQVSDLLRHTGMVHRWAAAFVAEGHTSYHPDGGLPDLDGAALLTWFREGHGRLVDTLATASPDVRCWHFLPAPSPLAFWARRQAHETTVHRFDAESARGGTPTEIGPAFAADGIDELLLGFHARPKSGVRTPEPRVLRVRATDADGAVWTVRLSQEPPVAERGDAGPGEDADCEVAGPVAELYLALWNRLPFSAVTGDASVAQLWREKSAVT; encoded by the coding sequence ATGGAGACTGCCGAGTTCGTAGCGATCCTGGATCGGGAGGGCCGGTCGCTGGCCGGCGCCGCCGAGCAGGCCGGCACCGACGCGAAGGTGCCGACCTGCCCGGAGTGGCAGGTGAGCGATCTGCTGCGACACACGGGCATGGTGCACCGTTGGGCGGCCGCGTTCGTCGCCGAGGGCCACACCTCCTACCACCCCGACGGAGGCCTGCCCGACCTGGACGGCGCCGCGTTGCTCACCTGGTTCCGGGAGGGACACGGGCGGCTCGTCGACACGCTCGCCACCGCCTCTCCCGACGTCCGGTGCTGGCATTTCCTGCCGGCCCCGTCACCGCTCGCGTTCTGGGCCCGTCGACAGGCGCACGAGACGACCGTGCACCGCTTCGACGCCGAGTCGGCCAGGGGCGGCACCCCCACCGAGATCGGCCCCGCCTTCGCGGCGGACGGCATCGACGAACTGCTGCTCGGCTTCCACGCCCGCCCCAAGAGCGGGGTGCGCACACCGGAGCCCCGGGTTCTGCGAGTGCGGGCGACGGACGCGGACGGTGCCGTGTGGACCGTACGGCTGTCGCAGGAGCCGCCGGTGGCGGAGCGGGGCGATGCCGGACCCGGCGAGGACGCCGACTGTGAAGTGGCCGGACCCGTCGCGGAGTTGTATCTCGCACTGTGGAACCGGCTGCCGTTTTCCGCTGTGACCGGTGATGCCTCGGTCGCCCAGTTGTGGCGTGAGAAGTCGGCCGTGACCTGA
- a CDS encoding MFS transporter, whose translation MTSPLTTSAAASPTVRWTPRLWGTLLVLCAAMFLDALDVSMVGVALPSIGADLGLSTSTLQWIVSGYILGYGGLLLLGGRTADLLGRRQVFLIALGVFALASLLGGLVDSGPLLIASRFIKGLSAAFTAPAGLSIITTTFPEGPLRNRALSIYTTCAATGFSMGLVLSGLLTEASWRLTMLLPAPIALIALAAGLKLLPRSAREKDHNGYDIPGAILGTASMLLLVFTVVQAPEVGWTSARTLLSFLAVAVLLTVFVRVERRSAGPLIRLGVLRPGTQIRAQLGAMAFFGSYVGFQFLVTLYMQSLLGWSALHTALAFLPAGALVALSSTKVGSVVDRYGTQRLIAAGFALMVVGYALFLRVDLDPVYAAVILPSMLLIGAACALVFPSLNIQATNGVEDHEQGMVSGLLNTSVQVGGAIFLAIVTAVVTAGAPENATPQAVLDSYRPGLVVVTVVAAAGLLITLTGLRTTRRAQPSVVVATSTLKDTETERVPVRD comes from the coding sequence ATGACCTCTCCGCTCACCACCTCCGCGGCCGCGTCCCCGACGGTCCGCTGGACGCCCCGGCTGTGGGGCACCCTGCTGGTGCTCTGCGCCGCGATGTTCCTGGACGCGCTGGACGTGTCGATGGTCGGCGTCGCCCTGCCGTCGATCGGTGCCGATCTCGGCCTGTCGACCTCGACCCTGCAATGGATCGTCAGCGGCTACATCCTCGGCTACGGGGGCCTGTTGCTCCTCGGCGGACGGACCGCCGACCTGCTGGGCCGGCGCCAGGTCTTCCTGATCGCCCTCGGTGTCTTCGCGCTGGCCTCGCTGCTCGGAGGGCTCGTCGACTCGGGCCCGCTGCTGATCGCCAGCCGCTTCATCAAGGGCCTGAGCGCGGCCTTCACTGCACCGGCCGGCCTCTCGATCATCACCACGACGTTCCCCGAGGGCCCGCTGCGCAACCGCGCCCTGTCCATCTACACCACCTGCGCGGCCACCGGCTTCTCGATGGGCCTGGTGCTGTCCGGCCTGCTCACCGAGGCCAGTTGGCGCCTGACCATGCTGCTGCCCGCGCCCATCGCCCTGATCGCCCTGGCCGCCGGACTGAAGCTGCTGCCGCGCAGCGCCCGCGAGAAGGACCACAACGGCTACGACATCCCCGGCGCCATTCTCGGCACCGCCTCGATGCTGCTGCTGGTCTTCACCGTCGTCCAGGCACCGGAGGTCGGTTGGACCTCGGCCCGCACCCTGTTGTCCTTCCTGGCCGTCGCCGTCCTGCTCACCGTCTTCGTCCGGGTCGAGCGACGCTCGGCGGGCCCGCTGATCCGGCTCGGCGTGCTGCGGCCCGGCACCCAGATCCGGGCCCAGCTCGGCGCGATGGCCTTCTTCGGCTCGTACGTCGGTTTCCAGTTCCTGGTCACCCTGTACATGCAGTCCCTGCTCGGCTGGTCGGCGCTGCACACAGCGCTCGCCTTCCTGCCCGCGGGCGCGCTGGTGGCACTGTCCTCGACGAAGGTCGGCTCCGTCGTCGACCGGTACGGCACCCAGCGGCTGATCGCGGCGGGCTTCGCGCTCATGGTCGTCGGGTACGCGCTGTTCCTCCGCGTCGACCTCGACCCCGTGTACGCGGCCGTCATCCTGCCGTCGATGCTGCTCATCGGCGCGGCCTGCGCCCTGGTCTTCCCGTCGCTCAACATCCAGGCCACCAACGGCGTCGAGGACCACGAGCAGGGCATGGTCTCAGGGCTGCTCAACACCTCGGTGCAGGTGGGCGGCGCGATCTTCCTCGCGATCGTGACGGCCGTGGTGACCGCGGGCGCCCCCGAGAACGCCACCCCGCAGGCGGTCCTCGACAGCTACCGGCCCGGGCTCGTCGTGGTGACCGTGGTCGCCGCGGCCGGGCTGCTGATCACGCTCACCGGTCTGCGGACCACGCGACGCGCACAGCCGTCCGTCGTGGTCGCCACGTCCACCCTGAAAGACACGGAGACGGAGCGCGTTCCCGTACGCGACTAG
- a CDS encoding helix-turn-helix domain-containing protein, with protein MTDLDLDIAEVAQRAGVPASTLRFYEEKGLITSVGRRGLRRQYDPGVLERLALIALGRTAGFSLDEISRVFAPDGQPHLDRRMLAAKAKAKAKAKAKAKAKAKAKAEELDRRIRELGVLRDSLRHAASCPAPRHMECSTFRRLLRAAVSGAVAVPRRRAPRSP; from the coding sequence ATGACAGACCTGGATCTGGATATCGCCGAGGTGGCTCAACGCGCCGGGGTTCCCGCCTCGACGCTGCGGTTCTACGAGGAGAAGGGGCTGATCACCTCGGTCGGCAGGCGGGGCCTGCGCCGGCAGTACGATCCCGGCGTGCTGGAGCGCCTGGCGCTGATCGCGTTGGGGCGGACCGCCGGGTTCTCGCTCGATGAGATCTCACGCGTGTTCGCACCGGACGGACAGCCGCACCTGGACCGTCGGATGCTCGCGGCGAAGGCGAAGGCGAAGGCGAAGGCGAAGGCGAAGGCGAAGGCGAAGGCGAAGGCGAAGGCGGAGGAACTGGACCGCAGAATCCGTGAACTGGGCGTCCTGCGTGACTCCTTGCGGCACGCCGCTTCCTGCCCCGCGCCGCGCCACATGGAATGCTCCACCTTCCGTCGCCTCCTCAGGGCCGCCGTGTCCGGCGCGGTCGCCGTGCCGAGGAGGCGGGCTCCGAGATCACCGTGA
- a CDS encoding sugar ABC transporter permease: MSSSPVAGPAPTGPTPGSDAGPTDRPTPDRPRGPGRHGRRVRPVSAGTPRGPRRRTGRHWPQYLAISPYYLLFSVFMLFPVLYTVYLAFQKWDGIGDMHFVGFQQFRFLWDDPVFWLSVRNTLVIWVLSTVPMLFLALVLAVLVNSTKRLTAFYRVALFIPSITSLVAIAIFFGAIFSNNFGLINAILRSLHMSAVPWMSNEWTIKLVIAALMTWQWTGYNAIIYLAGLQAIPSELYEAAKMDGASPVRIFFSITIPLLRPIILFTVVISTVTGLQSFTEPQVLFGSEASTNPNSGGPGQAGLTTLLYFYHQAFDNNDFGYGAAIVWAFFLVILLIVLINWRLVQRKDRRP, from the coding sequence ATGTCGTCAAGCCCGGTAGCCGGGCCGGCCCCCACCGGGCCGACCCCCGGATCCGACGCCGGGCCCACCGACCGGCCGACCCCGGACCGCCCGCGCGGTCCGGGGCGGCACGGCCGCCGGGTCCGGCCGGTGTCGGCCGGGACGCCACGCGGGCCGCGGCGGCGGACCGGCAGGCACTGGCCGCAGTACCTCGCCATCTCGCCGTACTACCTGCTGTTCTCGGTCTTCATGCTCTTCCCGGTGCTCTACACGGTGTATCTGGCGTTCCAGAAGTGGGACGGCATCGGGGACATGCACTTCGTCGGGTTCCAGCAGTTCCGTTTCCTGTGGGACGACCCGGTGTTCTGGCTGTCCGTCCGCAACACCCTCGTCATCTGGGTGCTGTCCACCGTGCCGATGCTCTTCCTCGCCCTGGTGCTCGCGGTGCTGGTGAACTCCACCAAGCGACTCACGGCGTTCTACCGGGTCGCCCTGTTCATCCCCAGCATCACCTCACTGGTGGCCATCGCGATCTTCTTCGGCGCGATCTTCAGCAACAACTTCGGCCTGATCAACGCCATCCTGAGATCGCTGCACATGTCGGCCGTGCCATGGATGAGCAACGAGTGGACGATCAAGCTGGTGATCGCGGCGCTGATGACCTGGCAGTGGACCGGCTACAACGCCATCATCTATCTGGCCGGCCTGCAGGCGATCCCCTCGGAGCTCTACGAGGCCGCCAAGATGGACGGGGCGAGCCCGGTACGGATCTTCTTCTCCATCACGATCCCGCTGCTACGGCCCATCATCCTGTTCACCGTGGTGATCTCCACCGTCACCGGCCTGCAGAGCTTCACCGAGCCCCAGGTGCTGTTCGGCAGCGAGGCGTCCACCAATCCCAACTCCGGCGGGCCGGGCCAGGCGGGACTGACCACGCTCCTGTACTTCTACCACCAGGCCTTCGACAACAACGACTTCGGCTACGGAGCCGCGATCGTGTGGGCGTTCTTCCTGGTGATCCTGCTCATCGTCCTCATCAACTGGCGCCTGGTGCAGCGAAAGGACCGACGGCCGTGA
- a CDS encoding MFS transporter codes for MPGDTLTRLRIALTVFFALDGFIFAGWVVRIPAIKHQAGASASTLGLALLGVSAGAVVTMTLTGRLCRRYGNHQVTVVCAVLLSLSVALPPLTHSALALGAVLLVFGSAYGGINVAFNSAAVDLVRTLRRPIMPSFHAAFSLGGMVGAGLGALIAGALSPTEHLLGLTAIGLLVTMIAGRTLLRIQPPPPPESAPQSTSAPRRLGPHTRALVITFGLIALCTAYGEGALADWSALHLEQDLYATPGAAAVGYSCFALAMTIGRLAGTRLLERLGQTRTLVVGGTTAAVGMLLAALTPFLWAALVGFVITGLGLANLFPVAVERAGTLAGPDGVAIASTLGYGGMLLGPPAIGFMADWFSLPVALTSVAALAAVAALISLTIRPAAPAGQVPGPPA; via the coding sequence GTGCCGGGCGACACCCTCACCCGGCTCCGCATCGCCCTCACTGTCTTCTTCGCCCTCGACGGGTTCATCTTCGCCGGCTGGGTCGTGCGTATCCCCGCCATCAAGCACCAGGCCGGCGCCTCGGCCAGCACCCTCGGTCTCGCCCTTCTCGGCGTCTCCGCCGGCGCCGTCGTCACGATGACGCTCACCGGCCGCCTCTGCCGCCGCTACGGCAACCACCAGGTCACCGTCGTCTGCGCCGTCCTGCTCTCCCTCAGCGTCGCCCTGCCCCCGCTCACCCACTCAGCGCTCGCACTGGGCGCCGTGCTGCTGGTTTTCGGCAGCGCGTACGGCGGGATAAACGTCGCGTTCAACAGCGCCGCAGTCGACCTGGTACGAACCCTGCGGCGGCCCATCATGCCCAGCTTCCACGCCGCGTTCAGTCTCGGCGGCATGGTCGGCGCCGGATTGGGCGCGCTGATCGCCGGAGCGCTGTCCCCCACGGAACACCTGCTCGGCCTCACCGCGATCGGACTGCTCGTCACCATGATCGCGGGCCGCACGCTGCTGCGCATCCAGCCCCCGCCGCCACCGGAGAGCGCGCCGCAGTCGACGTCCGCGCCGCGCCGCCTGGGACCCCACACCCGCGCGCTCGTGATCACTTTCGGTCTGATCGCCCTGTGCACGGCTTACGGCGAGGGAGCCCTGGCCGACTGGAGCGCCCTGCACCTGGAACAGGACCTCTACGCCACACCGGGCGCGGCGGCTGTCGGCTACTCCTGCTTCGCGCTCGCCATGACCATCGGCCGCCTGGCGGGCACCCGGCTGCTCGAACGTCTGGGCCAGACACGCACCCTGGTGGTCGGCGGCACGACCGCTGCGGTCGGCATGCTGCTCGCCGCACTCACCCCCTTCCTGTGGGCCGCGCTCGTCGGCTTCGTGATCACCGGGCTCGGCCTCGCGAACCTCTTCCCCGTCGCCGTGGAACGCGCCGGCACGCTGGCCGGCCCGGACGGAGTCGCGATCGCCTCCACGCTGGGTTACGGCGGCATGCTGCTCGGACCGCCCGCCATCGGATTCATGGCCGACTGGTTCTCGCTTCCCGTCGCTCTGACCAGCGTGGCCGCGCTCGCGGCGGTCGCCGCCCTGATCAGCCTCACCATCCGCCCCGCGGCCCCGGCCGGGCAGGTGCCGGGACCTCCCGCCTGA
- a CDS encoding DeoR/GlpR family DNA-binding transcription regulator, protein MLPDRRHQLILRALRAGGPATVVSLAETVGASQATIRRDLAQLEDEGLLKRVYGGAAPVDDEDDPFADVAAVRVEAKDALAAWCANLVRDGETVLLDIGTTAHRVARHLHGRSLTVITSNLAVYEELQDDKAVQLILLGGVVRRDYRSLVGFLTEDNLRQIHADRLFLGTSGIRPDGQVLDTTAVEVPVKRAMIAASAQVVLLADAGKFPGTGMARVCGPEELDVVVTNASADEKTCGRLREAGVEVVEV, encoded by the coding sequence ATGCTCCCTGACCGAAGACATCAGCTGATCCTGCGCGCTCTGCGCGCGGGTGGGCCCGCCACGGTCGTCTCTCTGGCCGAAACGGTCGGAGCGAGTCAGGCCACCATCCGCCGCGACCTCGCACAACTGGAGGACGAGGGCCTGCTCAAGCGGGTCTACGGCGGTGCCGCCCCCGTCGACGACGAGGACGACCCGTTCGCCGACGTGGCCGCGGTCCGGGTCGAGGCCAAGGACGCGTTGGCCGCATGGTGCGCAAACCTCGTCAGGGACGGCGAGACCGTACTGCTCGACATCGGCACCACGGCCCACCGGGTGGCCCGCCATCTGCACGGCCGGTCCCTGACGGTGATCACCAGCAATCTGGCCGTCTACGAGGAGCTCCAGGACGACAAGGCCGTCCAGCTGATCCTGCTGGGCGGTGTGGTCCGGCGGGACTACCGCTCACTGGTGGGCTTCCTCACCGAGGACAACCTGCGGCAGATCCACGCCGACCGGCTGTTCCTCGGCACCAGCGGGATCCGCCCCGACGGCCAGGTGCTGGACACCACGGCCGTCGAGGTCCCCGTGAAGCGGGCGATGATCGCAGCCAGCGCCCAGGTGGTCCTGCTGGCGGACGCGGGCAAGTTCCCCGGCACCGGAATGGCCCGGGTGTGCGGGCCCGAGGAACTGGACGTGGTGGTCACCAACGCGTCCGCGGACGAGAAGACCTGTGGCCGACTGCGCGAGGCGGGAGTCGAGGTGGTCGAGGTATGA
- a CDS encoding 6-phospho-beta-glucosidase, giving the protein MRLTILGGGGFRVPLVYRALLGDHGEGRVTEVTLYDLDASRLTTIRKVLADQSAGHRDPPVVTITTDLDEAVTGADFVFSAIRVGGLAGRAADERIALGEGVLGQETVGAGGISYGLRTVPVAREIARRIAALAPDAWVINFTNPAGMVTEAMTAHLGDRVIGICDSPVGLGRRVAGALGADPARARLDYVGLNHLGWLCGLHVDGRDLLPSLFANEAALASFEEGKLFGPDLLRTLGALPNEYLHYYYFNRESVDSARAAEQTRGAFLHSQQQRFYDAMGTAHAEPPAPRAAWNAWDATRLERETTYMAENREAVGMGERDSCDLESGGYEQVALSLMRAIALDERATLILNVRNRGRIPVLDDDAVIEAPCHVDANGARPISGAPLPDHGTGLVCAVKAVERAVIHAATTGDRAHAVKALTIHPLIDSYAVAKRLLDAYQRHFAELAYLNR; this is encoded by the coding sequence ATGAGACTGACGATCCTGGGCGGCGGTGGCTTCCGGGTTCCGCTGGTCTACCGGGCGCTGCTGGGCGACCACGGCGAAGGACGGGTCACCGAGGTGACCCTGTACGACCTGGACGCCTCCCGGCTGACGACCATCCGCAAGGTCCTCGCCGACCAGTCCGCCGGGCACCGCGACCCGCCCGTCGTCACGATCACCACCGACCTGGACGAGGCGGTCACCGGAGCCGACTTCGTGTTCTCCGCCATCCGTGTCGGCGGGCTCGCCGGACGAGCGGCGGACGAGCGGATCGCCCTGGGGGAGGGAGTGCTGGGCCAGGAGACCGTCGGCGCGGGCGGCATCTCGTACGGGCTGCGCACCGTCCCGGTGGCCCGCGAGATCGCCCGCCGCATCGCCGCCCTGGCGCCCGACGCCTGGGTCATCAACTTCACCAACCCCGCCGGCATGGTCACCGAGGCGATGACCGCCCACCTCGGTGACCGCGTGATCGGGATCTGCGACTCCCCGGTGGGTCTCGGCCGCCGGGTGGCCGGGGCGCTCGGCGCCGATCCAGCCCGCGCCCGTCTGGACTACGTGGGCCTGAACCACCTGGGCTGGTTGTGCGGCCTGCACGTCGACGGCCGCGACCTGCTGCCCTCCCTGTTCGCGAACGAGGCCGCACTGGCCTCGTTCGAGGAGGGCAAGCTCTTCGGCCCGGATCTGCTGCGCACACTCGGCGCGCTGCCCAACGAATACCTGCACTACTACTACTTCAACCGGGAGTCGGTCGACTCCGCGCGCGCCGCCGAGCAGACCCGCGGCGCCTTCCTCCACTCCCAGCAGCAACGCTTCTACGACGCCATGGGCACCGCCCACGCCGAGCCGCCCGCACCTCGCGCGGCCTGGAACGCCTGGGACGCCACACGTCTGGAGCGCGAGACCACCTACATGGCCGAGAACCGCGAGGCCGTCGGCATGGGCGAACGGGACTCGTGCGACCTGGAATCCGGCGGATACGAGCAGGTGGCTCTCTCCCTCATGCGTGCCATCGCCCTGGACGAACGCGCCACCCTCATCCTCAACGTCCGCAACCGCGGCCGGATCCCGGTCCTGGACGACGACGCCGTCATCGAGGCCCCCTGCCACGTGGACGCCAACGGCGCCCGCCCCATCTCGGGAGCCCCGCTGCCCGACCACGGCACCGGCCTGGTGTGCGCGGTCAAGGCGGTCGAGCGCGCGGTCATCCACGCCGCCACCACCGGCGACCGCGCCCACGCGGTCAAGGCACTGACCATCCACCCGCTCATCGACTCGTACGCCGTCGCCAAGCGCCTGTTGGACGCCTACCAGCGGCACTTCGCCGAACTCGCCTACCTGAACCGCTGA
- a CDS encoding methyltransferase domain-containing protein, with amino-acid sequence MDSARRANDGQAARWKGPAGHAWVEGQALLDGILKPFEDLLVEGLAAEHGENVLDVGCGTGGTTVAVADRLGPAGSCVGVDISEPMITTARTRAEQTDAPVSFIQADAQEHAFEPAAFDAVISRFGVMFFEDSVRAFSNLRRAARDGARLRFITWRGPAENPFMTTAERAAAPFLPELPARRPDQPGQFAFADPGRIHRILAESGWAGIDVQPVDVACTLPEKELVGYFTRFGPLGLVLPETDEQTRAQIVETVRSAFDTFVQGTEVRFTAACWMVGARASAASNDAAT; translated from the coding sequence ATGGACAGCGCGCGCAGAGCCAACGACGGACAGGCAGCCCGTTGGAAGGGGCCCGCCGGCCACGCCTGGGTGGAGGGGCAGGCGCTGTTGGACGGGATCCTCAAGCCCTTCGAGGACCTGCTCGTCGAAGGGCTGGCCGCCGAACACGGGGAGAACGTGCTCGACGTCGGCTGCGGCACCGGCGGCACGACGGTGGCCGTCGCGGATCGGCTCGGTCCGGCGGGCAGTTGCGTCGGCGTCGACATCTCGGAACCCATGATCACCACCGCCCGGACGCGTGCCGAGCAGACGGACGCACCGGTGTCCTTCATCCAGGCCGACGCCCAGGAGCACGCGTTCGAACCCGCCGCCTTCGACGCCGTCATCTCGCGCTTCGGCGTCATGTTCTTCGAGGACTCGGTCCGCGCCTTCTCGAATCTGCGCCGCGCCGCGAGGGACGGGGCCCGGCTCCGGTTCATCACGTGGCGCGGCCCTGCGGAGAATCCGTTCATGACGACGGCCGAACGCGCCGCGGCACCATTCCTGCCGGAACTCCCGGCCCGGCGACCGGACCAGCCGGGCCAGTTCGCCTTCGCGGACCCGGGCAGGATCCACCGCATCCTGGCGGAGAGCGGGTGGGCCGGGATCGACGTCCAACCGGTCGACGTGGCGTGCACTCTGCCCGAGAAGGAACTGGTGGGTTACTTCACCCGGTTCGGACCTCTCGGTCTGGTCCTGCCCGAGACGGACGAGCAGACCCGAGCACAGATCGTCGAAACGGTCCGCTCCGCGTTCGACACCTTCGTGCAGGGCACGGAGGTCCGCTTCACCGCGGCCTGCTGGATGGTCGGCGCCCGAGCGTCAGCCGCGTCGAACGACGCAGCCACCTGA
- a CDS encoding DUF6332 family protein, translated as METYGGRRGQSERDAITVEIGYALCSAAFAAAVLFGAVAGPALLFELPDTVELLLVRAGLVLAPVFFLARVVSVLVRFRTAPQPSQPGRTSPDS; from the coding sequence ATGGAGACCTACGGGGGACGGCGCGGTCAGAGTGAGCGGGACGCGATCACCGTCGAGATCGGGTACGCGCTGTGCAGCGCGGCGTTCGCGGCGGCGGTCCTCTTCGGGGCCGTGGCCGGTCCGGCGCTGCTGTTCGAACTGCCGGACACGGTGGAGCTCTTGCTGGTCCGCGCCGGACTGGTGCTCGCGCCCGTGTTCTTCCTCGCCCGGGTCGTCAGCGTGCTGGTCCGTTTCCGGACGGCGCCTCAGCCCAGCCAGCCCGGGCGCACCAGCCCCGACTCGTAG
- a CDS encoding MarR family transcriptional regulator, translated as MAAKKAERALAEQWREILALHARTQCELDRALHQHGLCGSDFEVLDVLSEGSPVDGVCAYRVQEISERVHLSQSALSRLIARLEKDGLVERAMCAEDRRGVRVALTEKGRALHGDVLPVQRAVLTRMLTSS; from the coding sequence ATGGCGGCGAAGAAGGCCGAGCGTGCGCTCGCGGAGCAGTGGCGGGAGATCCTGGCGCTGCATGCGCGCACCCAGTGCGAACTCGACCGCGCACTGCATCAACACGGCTTGTGCGGAAGCGACTTCGAGGTACTCGACGTCCTGTCCGAGGGGAGCCCTGTGGACGGCGTGTGCGCGTATCGCGTGCAGGAGATCTCCGAGCGGGTCCACCTCAGTCAGAGCGCGCTGTCACGGTTGATCGCCCGGCTGGAGAAGGACGGACTCGTCGAGCGCGCGATGTGCGCGGAGGACCGGCGGGGCGTGCGGGTGGCGCTCACGGAGAAGGGGCGCGCGCTGCACGGTGACGTGCTGCCGGTACAGCGCGCGGTGCTGACGAGGATGCTGACGTCGAGCTGA
- a CDS encoding extracellular solute-binding protein, whose translation MDLSRRRFLQAAVLTAATAGATAACGGGSGSSGSKDSKNLTLWYWSGGLSDKVVADSKKHFSDISLKTSVVGGDFKTKLLTGLRAAQSAPDITGVKGEDIASFLPNADRFIDLKTVGADKLVPQYLSWKLKQATSQDGKLIGFPIDIGPCATYYREDLFAKAGLPTDPAKVSSELASWDDYFKAGVELHKAIPKTYLVNNIGSVFSMAIGQGTQRFIDEDNKFIGDQDHIRAAWLTAVKPYTLGIDAKINDNTWNAAISGGTLGTEIGAAWHALDISNAAPNTKGNWRVASLPGGPSNLGGSFLAIPATSGNPEEAFKIISWILNPENQARGFTDAALFPTAPAAYKLPALTSGDPFFGGQKTIEIFGPAAEKIPSVFEAPADAAVSAPYFSELTSIEAKGKDPDQAWKDAVSQAKQIAQRQGVK comes from the coding sequence GTGGACCTTTCCCGCAGACGATTCCTTCAGGCCGCCGTACTGACGGCCGCCACGGCCGGTGCCACCGCCGCGTGCGGTGGCGGCTCCGGGTCGAGCGGCAGCAAGGACAGCAAGAACCTCACCCTCTGGTACTGGTCCGGCGGCCTGAGCGACAAGGTCGTCGCGGACTCCAAGAAGCACTTCTCCGACATCAGCCTCAAGACCTCCGTGGTCGGCGGCGACTTCAAGACCAAGCTCCTCACCGGCCTGAGGGCCGCGCAGTCCGCCCCGGACATCACCGGCGTCAAGGGCGAGGACATCGCCTCGTTCCTGCCCAACGCCGACCGCTTCATCGACCTGAAGACCGTCGGCGCGGACAAGCTCGTCCCGCAGTACCTGTCGTGGAAGCTGAAGCAGGCCACCAGCCAGGACGGCAAGCTCATCGGCTTCCCGATCGACATCGGCCCGTGCGCCACGTACTACCGCGAGGACCTCTTCGCGAAGGCCGGGCTGCCCACCGACCCGGCCAAGGTCTCCTCCGAGCTGGCCTCCTGGGACGACTACTTCAAGGCCGGCGTCGAACTGCACAAGGCGATACCCAAGACCTACCTGGTCAACAACATCGGCTCGGTGTTCTCGATGGCCATCGGTCAGGGCACCCAGCGTTTCATCGACGAGGACAACAAGTTCATCGGCGACCAGGACCACATCCGCGCCGCCTGGCTCACCGCCGTGAAGCCGTACACCCTCGGCATCGACGCCAAGATCAACGACAACACCTGGAACGCCGCCATCAGCGGAGGCACCCTGGGCACCGAGATCGGCGCCGCCTGGCACGCGCTGGACATCAGCAACGCCGCCCCGAACACCAAGGGCAACTGGCGGGTGGCAAGCCTGCCCGGCGGGCCGTCCAACCTCGGCGGGTCCTTCCTGGCCATCCCCGCGACCAGCGGCAACCCCGAAGAGGCCTTCAAGATCATCAGCTGGATCCTCAACCCGGAGAACCAGGCCCGCGGCTTCACCGACGCGGCGCTGTTCCCGACCGCCCCGGCCGCGTACAAGCTGCCCGCACTGACCTCGGGCGACCCCTTCTTCGGCGGCCAGAAGACCATCGAGATCTTCGGCCCCGCGGCCGAGAAGATCCCCAGCGTCTTCGAAGCCCCCGCCGACGCGGCGGTCTCCGCTCCCTACTTCAGCGAGCTGACCAGCATCGAGGCCAAGGGCAAGGACCCCGACCAGGCCTGGAAGGACGCGGTCAGCCAGGCCAAGCAGATCGCCCAGCGTCAGGGAGTGAAGTGA